TTTAGAAAATCATAATGAGGATGGGGCTGTAGGTGATCGAGCCAAGACAGCTTTTACATATCGAGGAGCAAAGCATGGGCATCATCCTTCGCTCAGTTTCTattttttcccttccctttGCTGAGCTTGCTTGGCCGCTGGGCCAGGGTCCGAGAGGAGCATCGGCCCGTTGCATATTAATTGCGGCACAAGAGGAGGGTATGATGACTACATGGTCGGAAGCTATAGCCTCCAGGTCATGCATGTATCCGGTCGAAATCTATTGTTAGCAGATGCATCGGTCTATATGGTGAATAAATCAACATGCTAGACTGGCGACTTATCTATAGTAGTGTTGTGGCTGACGAAGATGCCGtcgttggccttgatatTAGTACCATCGCAACTGAGCCTTTACACGCGCGTAACCATGCTGAGAAAACAATTGAGATCAAATTTCCCACGGAATGCGGAATACTACATGGTGCTACCATCGAAAGTTTGCTCCTGAGACTAAGTTAGCCACGTCAGTGCACATTATCGACCTGGGTTGTTGCGATGGGAAGATTGAGTGTTGGACAAAACGTTGTCTCAGATATATAGCAAGGGCCCAGGCCACAGGGAAAGTTGCTTTCTTTCGAGCGAAGAACACAGGTTGTTTACTAGGTACATGTGTCACCCAACCAGAGAAGATTGCAAAGTCGGTGGAGTTGTCTTTCTTAGCTTCATAGACTGCATacatacggagtagagaTCGAGCCTAAACTGGCAGCCTAGGACAAGGATATTGAGCTAAGCACAGAAGAGGCGCGATAGAGGGTTCGTACTGCATGACCTGCAACCGAAAATGACGACTGTCTTCCAACGTGGGATTGGTGGGCATGTTACAACGGTGGGGACCCACATGTCCTAGCCTCCCATTTCCCTCATGCTGTGAAATGGTGTGGTGGTAGTAGGATAAGCAGCATGACATCCATGATTGAGAAATTAAACTTGTGGCTAAGAATGTCTTATTGGCAACCTTGCTAAGTTGGCTGCTGGCGTATACTTTGAGGATGGAATCTTTATTTACTCCCCGTAAGAGAATTGGCTGCGGATAGAGCACGTGCTAAAGATGCAACAAGTAGGCCAGATCGATAAATGTATGGAATATATGTACAAATTTCTGCGACGTCCTTTGTTAGACTGGTCTCGCGTGTATTCAGCGAGATCAGACGGCTGGGGCTGGCCCCCTTGTTCCTGGACCAGCGCATCGACATTCCCACCAGACCAGCTAATCTGAGATTAGCGCTCTCTGTTCCCCCGGTACTCTGCTAAGCCACAAAGAGCCAAGTTGGATAGACCAGAGCCAAGCACCTTGTCCGATAACACCCAAAGCCAATCCCCCTCCTCGTTACTCAGTCTCGACCACGACATTCGTTCCCAACTCATTTCTCGACCGGAGCACGGTGTCGAAACATATTGACGATAGCATCGATTGCCAAAGCCCACTGGGGCGTTTTTCAGTATAATCAGGCGGCTTGGCGACCATTGTTTACTTCTTCAAGTCTACGACTTTATACCGGCAACAGGGACAACTCAGGTCTCGCGACTGCGCTGCATCTTGCTATATTCACCGATATAGCCCCCAATTCGTACGAAGGATCTCGGCACAAACGCGAGAAAAAGAATAAGAACCAGGCCAATTTCTTGAGGAGACATATTTAGGATTCGACAGCTCAACTTTACAGCCCAATACTGGCCTTGTTGCTTCATTTCCCCGACAACTCTCACCCTCCCTTCGCCAATGTTATTCATCAGCGTTGCAGCAGAGGGAAATAACGGAAGAGCTACACGTTGATATATTGCCTTTCCGTCCCCGCGTCTTCACGACGTCGGCCGCTTGCTCTGTCGTCCTCTTATCGGTCTTGAGTTGGGCGCTTAGCGCACAGTTGCCATGTTACGGCCTGGCACACCGTTGACGGTGCTGCTGTTCGCAGCTTTTGCTTTGCTCCTGTTAGCTGTTATATCAACCCCAATCATTGAAGCCATTCCACTGAGCGACTTCGGTGGTGTAACATATGGCGTTTTTGGCTATTGCCAACAGGGCAAAGGATGTAGCGGTATCGGGGTTGGATACGACACTGGTCAGTCTACCGTGATGTTGAAACGCGTTCCCTCTTTCGAGTTGTACTGATGCTTCTTTCAGCCAAATTAGTCGGGGATGATAGTCAAGCCTTTGACTTACCATCTGGCGTTCGGAATACGCTATCTGCCATTCTTATTGTGCATCCAGTCGCGGCACTTATTACCCTTGTCATGACTATCATGGCGGCTGTGTCTCACTTGCACGCTCCGTCGCACTCGACAAGATACCTGCtcattttatttatcttcctcctcattgACTTCCTAGTTTGCTTGCTAGCCTTTTTGATCGATGTGCTTCTATTTGTACCACATCTAGCATGGGGATCTTACCTCGTCCTTGCTGCTACTATCCTAGTTGCCATGAGTGGGTTGGTAACTTGTGCGATGCGTCGCACTCTAGTCAGCAGGAAAGACAGGCAGCGACGTATCGCTCAGAATGCTGAAATGAGTGGCGAGAATTATTACAACAGAACTGCTCAAGATAAGACGAGTGTGGAGCCTGAAGTTTCTCGACAACCGACTCTACCCACTGTGAGTGGTGGCAATGGTGTCCATGACAATCTTCCGTCCTTTACAACCTTCGAACAGAAGAGTAGAAGCGACCAAGCTAGCGAAGAAGCCATCCCTCTCACCCGCCGGACCACATCAAATAGATCACCAGTACCCCCTAACGAGGTGGCAAGCGTGGGTGGGGTTGCGGCCTTTAGCAGGAACCCACAGAGGCAAGGTTCTCGCGATCAGTTTGGCAATCCAATCGACAATGCTACCGACCCATATGCAACGCGGAGAGGACCTTCTCCAAGCTTGAGTAACCGTGGAACAGGAGCCGGAGGAGGCTACCGCGGTGGAAGAGGGGGCTATGGTCGTGGCGGATATGATAACTATGGAGCACCAGTCCGAGGTCGTGGGGGCTACGGGCCATCTGGAAGGGCTGGATATGGTCccagaggaggacgaggaggctATGGACAACCCAACCGAGGAGGCTATGCTTCAAACGGGATGAGGGGAGGTCTGAATGCGCCCCCAGGATACAG
The window above is part of the Fusarium musae strain F31 chromosome 6, whole genome shotgun sequence genome. Proteins encoded here:
- a CDS encoding hypothetical protein (EggNog:ENOG41); translation: MLRPGTPLTVLLFAAFALLLLAVISTPIIEAIPLSDFGGVTYGVFGYCQQGKGCSGIGVGYDTAWGSYLVLAATILVAMSGLVTCAMRRTLVSRKDRQRRIAQNAEMSGENYYNRTAQDKTSVEPEVSRQPTLPTVSGGNGVHDNLPSFTTFEQKSRSDQASEEAIPLTRRTTSNRSPVPPNEVASVGGVAAFSRNPQRQGSRDQFGNPIDNATDPYATRRGPSPSLSNRGTGAGGGYRGGRGGYGRGGYDNYGAPVRGRGGYGPSGRAGYGPRGGRGGYGQPNRGGYASNGMRGGLNAPPGYSNGSYDRRPSPAQNLAHDVQPSEPSNGYSSTNPSMPSVNTYTAYSPESTLPRAESPPPLPGTEPATVGGRAVEMDATPAVQRHDGGTYGQLRDSDADVAGMVGLQQGQIPQRHDTYMSEGSKYSTDEQYAPPRSGWTQGDGRNSPRAPSPLVNGQPRAELTETRTPPVVQQPVATGNSNYYEDVDPRFASDAPPASNNLQPPPIEPIYEDIHANNAGTRSPAESEHSTFTSISQRGINPRWNPNPPPLPYQQGPPHRRPAHQQQQRQDMLLDTPDFQLPSSRTGRGPGMVPGSAYPPGGF